The following coding sequences are from one Rhipicephalus microplus isolate Deutch F79 chromosome 3, USDA_Rmic, whole genome shotgun sequence window:
- the LOC142804309 gene encoding uncharacterized protein LOC142804309, which produces MVGVLRRARSARPRPPGFDYLRITTWCLCVRLDERGLLLLRFAAPMKSGASFNTSPRRAHDQHTTAAVGKANMAAENTTGLSDIYFSPTQDREQRGILSREHTQCCRLCALASAGPDIHLFRQSSFRKTVRHVKHVQPWEHDRQKAVCAGVCNACHLSLPSEELPKE; this is translated from the exons atgGTTGGCgtgttgcgtcgcgctcggagtgctcgaccacggccgcctggatttgactatctaagaattacgacgtggtgcttgtgtgtacgcttggatgagcgtgggctgctgctgttGCGTTTCGcagcacccatgaagtctggagcaagtttcaacacgtcaccacgccgcgctcacgaccaacacacgacagcagcagttgggaaggccaatatggcggccgagaacaCAACTGGCCTAtcagatatatacttcagtccgactcaggacAGAGAACAGCGCGGAATTCTAAG ccgtgagcACACACAGTGCTgtagactgtgtgcgctggcgtctgcggggcctgacatccatctctttcgtcagagcagcttcaggaAGACAGTGCGACATGTGAAG cacgtacagccgtgggaacacgacaggcagaaggctgtgtgcgctggcgtctgcaacgcctgtcatctatcgcttccgtcggaggagctccccaaggagtga